In the genome of Terribacillus sp. FSL K6-0262, one region contains:
- a CDS encoding RDD family protein: protein MDKEKREHPEELTSPDQDISSTGIPEAAESDRQTESDALSDMYQGKEKLDEEAMEQPGAASPAAVADKRYAGFWMRFWAYLVDLIVVFSLTGLLVQPFTMIDAFYEATLWIWSVSALLGGVIFFAYFLFMTKWRGQTLGKMIFGLRVIRKDGGGLSWSDTLIREVVGRFIHRLLFLTILYVVVAFTPRKQGVHDFFADTLVIHE from the coding sequence ATGGATAAAGAAAAACGTGAGCATCCAGAAGAACTGACGTCACCCGATCAGGATATCTCCAGTACAGGGATACCGGAAGCTGCGGAATCTGACAGACAGACAGAGTCAGATGCCCTATCCGATATGTATCAAGGGAAGGAAAAACTTGATGAGGAAGCGATGGAGCAGCCTGGGGCGGCATCTCCGGCGGCTGTGGCTGATAAACGCTATGCTGGATTTTGGATGCGTTTCTGGGCATATCTTGTCGATCTCATCGTTGTTTTCAGCCTGACGGGTTTGCTCGTCCAGCCTTTTACGATGATAGACGCTTTTTATGAAGCGACGCTTTGGATATGGAGTGTCAGCGCTTTGCTTGGCGGAGTGATTTTCTTTGCTTATTTCCTGTTCATGACCAAATGGCGCGGTCAGACTTTAGGAAAGATGATCTTCGGCTTACGCGTCATCCGGAAGGACGGAGGAGGCCTGTCCTGGTCGGATACGCTGATTCGGGAAGTGGTAGGCCGTTTCATCCACCGCTTGTTATTTTTGACCATCCTTTATGTGGTCGTGGCATTTACACCAAGGAAACAAGGTGTGCATGATTTCTTTGCAGATACACTTGTCATCCATGAATGA
- the clpP gene encoding ATP-dependent Clp endopeptidase proteolytic subunit ClpP — translation MNLIPTVIEQTNRGERAYDIYSRLLKDRIIMLGSAIDDNVANSIVSQLLFLAAEDPEKDISLYINSPGGSITAGMAIYDTMQFIQPKVSTICIGMAASMGAFLLTAGEKGMRYALPNSEVMIHQPLGGTQGQASDIEIHARRIIEMRKKLNEIMAERSGQPLEVIERDTDRDNFLTAEQAVNYGLIDKVMEKRPS, via the coding sequence ATGAATCTAATTCCTACAGTTATCGAACAGACAAACAGAGGAGAACGTGCTTACGATATCTACTCCCGTCTGCTGAAAGACCGGATCATCATGCTTGGCAGCGCAATCGATGATAATGTTGCCAACAGCATCGTTTCCCAGCTATTATTCTTGGCTGCGGAAGATCCAGAAAAAGATATTTCCCTATACATCAACTCACCAGGAGGATCCATCACCGCAGGTATGGCTATCTATGATACAATGCAGTTCATTCAGCCGAAAGTATCGACTATCTGCATCGGTATGGCGGCTTCCATGGGTGCATTCCTATTGACTGCCGGTGAAAAAGGCATGCGCTATGCACTTCCGAACAGTGAAGTGATGATTCACCAGCCTCTAGGCGGTACACAAGGTCAGGCAAGCGATATCGAAATCCACGCTCGCCGCATCATCGAAATGCGCAAAAAATTGAATGAAATCATGGCGGAGCGCAGCGGTCAGCCGCTTGAAGTAATCGAGCGCGATACAGACCGTGATAACTTCCTTACAGCAGAACAAGCGGTTAACTATGGCTTGATCGATAAAGTAATGGAGAAACGCCCTTCATAA
- a CDS encoding GntR family transcriptional regulator → MNKLPVQRKTLAYEVYEYLYDKIITLQYKPGQMIYESAIAEELGLSRTPVREAIQMLASEGFLQIIPQKGNRVKHISKKKVQEALQVRKSLEAVAFMDAAVKWNEADARISAYKAELRHIMDQQRDAAERVDVVGFYRYDEVFHDKILEICGNQTLGEIVRQVRGHVNRIRYLEFFETREMDRVIRDHEELIALIQNNDAEGAVRRLHQHLDTAASHYGSIMDKYAAYFEAHTP, encoded by the coding sequence ATGAACAAGCTGCCTGTACAGCGCAAGACATTAGCTTATGAAGTGTATGAATATCTATACGACAAAATCATCACCTTACAATACAAACCGGGGCAGATGATTTATGAGAGTGCAATAGCCGAGGAACTGGGACTGAGCAGAACGCCTGTCAGGGAAGCGATTCAAATGCTTGCTTCAGAAGGGTTCCTGCAGATCATTCCGCAAAAGGGGAACCGGGTGAAGCATATATCGAAGAAAAAGGTGCAGGAAGCGCTCCAAGTCAGAAAGAGTCTGGAAGCTGTCGCTTTTATGGATGCTGCTGTCAAATGGAATGAAGCTGATGCAAGGATCAGTGCTTATAAGGCGGAATTAAGGCATATCATGGACCAGCAAAGGGATGCGGCAGAACGGGTGGATGTTGTTGGCTTTTACCGCTATGATGAGGTTTTCCATGATAAAATCCTTGAAATATGCGGCAATCAGACCTTGGGAGAAATCGTACGTCAGGTGCGGGGACATGTGAATCGAATCCGTTATTTGGAATTTTTTGAGACAAGGGAAATGGACCGTGTCATTCGTGATCATGAAGAGTTGATTGCGCTGATCCAAAATAATGATGCAGAAGGAGCTGTGCGGAGGCTTCATCAGCATCTCGACACAGCGGCCAGTCACTATGGCAGCATAATGGATAAGTATGCCGCATATTTTGAAGCTCACACTCCATAG
- a CDS encoding Gfo/Idh/MocA family oxidoreductase — MQIAVLGLNHGFTLAQQAKKMAGLTLAAVAGNNADAKERAKELDVPLYEDYKELIDTCSLDGVIITLPNHLHKEAVEYCADKGLHCLVEKPIADTTAAAREMIDHCREKRVQLLVGHHRRYSAKINHLKQLLETKVIGDLIGVNMVWALAKDHDYYKEAWRVKAGGGPLLINGIHDLDNLLYVTGLKIESVYAAGRNKIRSAEVEDAVTAILEAEDGTVIHYFLTDGVPSPWSYEFNLKENPIYHFYEEDCYHFFGTKGSLAFPSFRCYQYREGAYGWKHPLMETQYLPVGTVDPIAAELAHFEDVLKGEAVPRVPGEAGLRTLEVLEAINLSIREKRSVPLREIISC, encoded by the coding sequence ATGCAGATTGCTGTATTGGGGTTGAACCACGGATTCACATTGGCACAGCAGGCAAAAAAAATGGCTGGTCTTACATTGGCGGCAGTAGCTGGGAACAACGCTGATGCAAAAGAGCGGGCAAAGGAGCTGGATGTACCTTTATATGAAGATTATAAGGAACTGATCGATACATGCTCGCTGGATGGAGTCATTATTACATTGCCGAATCACTTGCACAAGGAAGCTGTGGAATACTGTGCAGATAAAGGCTTGCATTGTCTGGTTGAAAAACCGATTGCCGATACAACGGCTGCAGCCCGGGAGATGATCGATCATTGCCGGGAGAAACGGGTGCAGCTTTTAGTTGGTCATCATCGTCGTTACTCTGCTAAGATCAATCATTTGAAGCAGCTGCTGGAAACCAAGGTCATCGGAGATTTAATCGGGGTGAATATGGTGTGGGCCCTTGCCAAGGATCATGACTATTATAAAGAAGCTTGGCGGGTGAAGGCAGGAGGCGGTCCGCTGTTGATCAATGGCATACATGATTTGGATAACTTACTCTATGTTACCGGCCTTAAAATTGAAAGCGTTTACGCTGCCGGGCGGAATAAGATACGGTCGGCAGAAGTGGAGGATGCGGTCACGGCAATTCTGGAGGCGGAAGATGGGACGGTCATCCATTATTTCCTGACTGACGGCGTGCCATCTCCTTGGTCTTATGAATTCAATCTAAAGGAAAATCCAATCTATCATTTTTATGAAGAGGATTGCTATCACTTTTTCGGGACAAAAGGGAGCTTGGCTTTTCCAAGCTTTCGCTGCTACCAATACAGGGAGGGAGCGTATGGCTGGAAGCATCCTTTGATGGAAACGCAATACTTGCCGGTGGGGACTGTGGATCCAATCGCGGCAGAATTAGCCCACTTTGAAGATGTATTGAAAGGGGAAGCAGTTCCGCGCGTACCAGGAGAAGCGGGATTGAGGACCCTGGAGGTGCTGGAGGCCATCAACCTGTCCATTCGGGAGAAGAGAAGTGTGCCGCTTCGGGAGATTATAAGTTGTTAA
- a CDS encoding TRAP transporter substrate-binding protein, which yields MKQLFLFLSLISMGLIVSACNIGTSAEKEVKVMRLANATPDDRSLSKALYLFEEKLEQETNGSIDVEVYTNSVIGGDREVFEGMQLNTIQGASMSTGPIAQFADEFNVFELPFLFADEEEAYRVLDGEVGERLLEELESQNVVGLNYWENGFRMLSNDVREIDTVDDVKGIDIRTLENEWHMELWRELGANPTPMNYGELYIGLEQGTVDAQENPVGNVVNSHFYEVQDHLTITNHIYNASPFMVSKPFWESLTKEEQAAVERVADEVQKEQRKMNRQEVEDSFAIVEEMGMKVTELSEEELERFREETMPVRESYIEKYGDEWLRQIEAETD from the coding sequence ATGAAGCAATTGTTTCTATTTTTGTCGTTGATTAGCATGGGACTTATTGTAAGCGCTTGCAATATTGGGACTTCAGCAGAAAAAGAAGTGAAAGTCATGCGCCTTGCAAATGCCACTCCGGATGACCGTTCTTTGAGTAAGGCGCTCTATTTGTTTGAAGAGAAACTGGAGCAGGAAACGAATGGCTCCATTGATGTCGAAGTGTATACGAATAGCGTTATCGGGGGAGACAGGGAGGTATTTGAGGGGATGCAGCTGAACACGATCCAGGGGGCATCGATGTCGACAGGACCGATTGCACAATTTGCCGATGAGTTCAACGTTTTCGAGCTGCCATTTTTGTTTGCTGACGAGGAAGAAGCTTACCGTGTCTTGGATGGGGAAGTGGGGGAACGTCTGTTGGAGGAATTGGAGAGCCAAAACGTAGTCGGTTTGAATTATTGGGAAAATGGCTTCCGGATGCTGAGCAATGATGTACGTGAAATCGACACGGTGGACGATGTCAAAGGAATCGATATCCGGACGTTGGAAAATGAGTGGCATATGGAGCTTTGGCGTGAACTGGGCGCCAACCCGACGCCGATGAACTACGGCGAATTGTATATTGGGCTGGAGCAAGGTACCGTCGATGCCCAGGAGAACCCAGTGGGTAATGTGGTAAACAGTCATTTCTACGAGGTGCAGGACCATCTGACAATCACCAATCATATTTACAATGCGAGTCCTTTCATGGTGAGTAAGCCTTTTTGGGAGTCACTGACGAAGGAAGAACAGGCGGCAGTGGAACGCGTGGCGGACGAAGTGCAAAAGGAGCAGCGGAAAATGAATCGGCAGGAAGTCGAGGATAGCTTTGCCATTGTCGAAGAGATGGGGATGAAGGTAACGGAACTGAGTGAAGAGGAACTGGAGCGTTTCCGGGAAGAAACCATGCCGGTTCGTGAAAGCTATATAGAAAAGTATGGAGATGAGTGGTTAAGGCAAATAGAGGCAGAAACCGATTGA
- a CDS encoding TRAP transporter small permease produces the protein MKSIRWWNRYTEECMMVILLSVMVVVITAQIMMRFILGSSIGWSEELARYCFIWLVFIGISYGVKKQRHIRIDAIYRLLKGKQRVILQIIVNVLFLSFAVILLIYGGKISAQIFLWGQSSPALQINMGLVYLAAPVGMLLTSWRIIQQLLQQIHILRGREGLSDAEQTSAL, from the coding sequence ATGAAATCTATCCGATGGTGGAATCGATATACGGAGGAATGCATGATGGTCATTTTGCTGTCTGTCATGGTCGTCGTCATCACTGCACAAATCATGATGCGTTTTATCCTGGGATCATCTATTGGCTGGTCGGAAGAATTGGCTCGATACTGTTTTATCTGGCTTGTCTTTATCGGCATAAGCTATGGGGTGAAAAAACAGCGGCATATAAGAATCGATGCCATTTACCGATTGTTGAAAGGGAAGCAGCGAGTCATCCTCCAAATCATAGTAAATGTGCTGTTTCTGTCATTTGCTGTAATCCTATTGATTTATGGCGGCAAAATCAGTGCCCAGATTTTTCTGTGGGGACAGAGTTCACCGGCCTTGCAAATAAATATGGGGTTGGTTTATCTGGCAGCGCCTGTCGGCATGCTGCTTACATCCTGGCGGATCATACAGCAGCTGCTGCAGCAAATCCATATACTCCGCGGCAGGGAAGGGCTGTCCGATGCAGAGCAAACATCTGCATTATAA
- a CDS encoding manganese catalase family protein gives MFNHSKVLQYPAKPDKPDALFAKKMQEILGGQFGEITVALQYLFQGWSARGEEKYKDLIMDTATEEIGHVEMIATMIARLLDGAPVKEQEEAAKDPVIGAILGGMNPQHAIVSGLGPRPTDSNGVPWNAGYIIASGNLLADIRANINAESQGRLQVARLYEMTEDRGVRDMLSFLLARDSMHQNQWIAAARELEEKNGVIVPGSFPKELEADGFSHSLINFSEGEDSKEGSWANGTAPDGGQFNYEQTPTAHGEKQELQPAPDYMYPK, from the coding sequence ATGTTCAACCATTCGAAAGTACTACAATATCCCGCAAAACCGGATAAGCCAGACGCATTGTTTGCGAAGAAAATGCAGGAAATCCTGGGTGGACAGTTCGGTGAGATCACGGTAGCCCTCCAATACTTATTCCAAGGATGGAGTGCCCGCGGAGAAGAAAAATACAAGGATTTGATCATGGATACAGCTACCGAAGAGATCGGTCATGTCGAAATGATCGCAACGATGATTGCCCGCCTGCTTGATGGTGCACCTGTCAAAGAGCAGGAAGAGGCAGCGAAGGATCCTGTCATCGGGGCCATTCTGGGCGGCATGAACCCGCAGCACGCGATCGTTTCCGGTCTGGGGCCTCGCCCGACAGACAGCAACGGCGTCCCTTGGAACGCTGGCTATATCATCGCAAGCGGTAACCTCCTGGCAGACATCCGTGCCAACATCAATGCCGAGTCCCAGGGCCGGCTGCAGGTCGCCCGGTTATATGAAATGACGGAAGACCGAGGTGTACGCGATATGCTGTCCTTCCTCTTGGCACGTGATTCCATGCATCAAAATCAATGGATCGCCGCTGCCCGTGAATTGGAAGAGAAAAACGGTGTCATCGTACCAGGATCATTCCCAAAAGAGCTTGAAGCAGATGGATTCTCCCATAGCCTGATCAACTTCTCTGAAGGAGAAGACTCCAAAGAAGGCAGCTGGGCAAACGGGACAGCTCCGGACGGCGGTCAGTTCAACTATGAACAGACACCGACAGCTCACGGCGAGAAACAAGAGCTGCAGCCGGCACCGGACTATATGTATCCGAAATAA